From a region of the Armatimonadota bacterium genome:
- a CDS encoding threonine--tRNA ligase, producing the protein MSAVLPQEQSYEQSELYKLRHSAAHLMAQALTELYPGVKLAIGPPIENGFYYDIDLPEPIKEDELKKIEGRMKELAKLDMPIVKRVARDREDAKKIILEECTLGQGSETALYKLELLDTIPEGEEVSFYEQKATDKQGKERLFIDLCRGPHLESTKQIKHFKLMSIAGAYWRGDVTRKQLTRIYGTAFESKDELHQYLHFLEEAKKRDHRKLGRELGLFMFSPNVGPGLALWLPKGAVLRETLVNFLHQEQLKSGYLPVATPHIASSRLFEKSGHLQTYKDKMYPLMEDEEKETFVLKPMNCPFHIEMYASTLRSYRDLPIRYAEFGMVYRYEQSGEVAGILRARGFTMDDAHLFMRGDQLVEEFKRVVNLRQLLLKKLGITEYRVEVSTRGDDDAKYVGHLENWELAEKAIIQACDELGEEYTIAPGEAAFYGPKLDLFVKDALGREWQMGTVQVDYNLPERFDLEYIGEDGKPHRPIMIHRALYGSLERMIGFLTEHYAGAFPFWMAPVQVAVLPIADRHNDYAEAIAAALQGYPSPDFEPVGEMADFAPIKARPSQNVRVEVDDRRETLGKKIRENARMKVPYMLIVGDKDIESGTVGVRCREDGDIGAMSFADFLERIEKQL; encoded by the coding sequence ATGAGCGCAGTACTGCCGCAGGAACAATCGTACGAACAGTCTGAGCTGTACAAGCTGCGGCACTCTGCCGCCCACCTCATGGCGCAGGCGCTCACAGAGCTGTATCCCGGCGTAAAACTCGCCATCGGACCCCCGATCGAGAACGGCTTCTACTACGACATCGACCTACCCGAGCCTATCAAAGAGGACGAGCTGAAGAAGATCGAGGGTCGTATGAAGGAGCTTGCCAAGCTCGATATGCCGATCGTGAAGCGGGTCGCCCGCGACCGCGAAGACGCGAAGAAGATCATCCTCGAAGAGTGCACGCTCGGCCAGGGCTCAGAGACGGCCCTGTACAAGCTCGAGCTGCTCGACACGATTCCGGAGGGAGAGGAGGTCTCGTTCTACGAGCAGAAGGCCACGGACAAACAGGGCAAGGAGCGCCTGTTCATCGACCTCTGCCGCGGGCCGCACCTCGAGTCAACCAAGCAGATCAAGCACTTCAAGCTGATGTCGATCGCTGGCGCGTACTGGCGCGGCGACGTGACGAGAAAACAGCTGACGCGCATCTACGGCACGGCGTTCGAGAGCAAGGACGAGCTGCACCAATACCTGCATTTCCTGGAAGAGGCGAAGAAGCGCGACCACCGCAAGCTGGGCCGGGAGCTGGGCTTGTTCATGTTCAGCCCGAACGTCGGACCGGGGCTAGCTCTCTGGCTGCCGAAAGGCGCGGTCCTGCGCGAAACGCTCGTCAACTTCTTGCACCAGGAGCAGCTGAAGAGCGGATACCTGCCTGTCGCCACGCCGCACATCGCCTCGAGCCGGCTGTTCGAGAAGTCCGGCCACCTCCAGACCTACAAGGACAAGATGTACCCGTTGATGGAGGACGAGGAGAAGGAGACGTTCGTCCTCAAGCCGATGAACTGCCCGTTCCACATCGAGATGTACGCCTCGACGCTCCGCTCATACCGCGACCTGCCGATCCGGTACGCCGAGTTCGGGATGGTCTACCGGTACGAGCAGAGCGGGGAAGTCGCCGGAATCTTGCGCGCGCGCGGATTCACGATGGACGACGCCCACCTGTTCATGCGCGGGGACCAGCTTGTCGAAGAGTTCAAGCGCGTGGTCAACCTGAGACAGCTGCTGCTCAAGAAGCTTGGAATCACCGAGTATCGGGTCGAAGTCAGTACGCGCGGCGACGACGACGCGAAGTACGTCGGGCACCTTGAAAACTGGGAGCTGGCCGAAAAGGCGATCATCCAGGCGTGCGACGAGCTCGGCGAGGAGTACACGATCGCTCCCGGCGAGGCCGCGTTCTACGGGCCGAAGCTGGACCTGTTCGTGAAGGACGCGCTCGGGCGAGAGTGGCAGATGGGCACGGTGCAGGTGGACTACAACCTGCCGGAGCGATTCGATCTGGAGTACATCGGCGAAGACGGCAAACCGCACAGGCCGATCATGATCCACCGGGCGCTGTACGGTTCGCTGGAGCGCATGATCGGATTCCTGACCGAGCACTACGCCGGCGCGTTTCCGTTCTGGATGGCGCCAGTTCAGGTAGCGGTGCTGCCGATCGCCGACAGGCACAACGACTACGCCGAGGCCATTGCCGCCGCGCTCCAGGGGTACCCCAGTCCGGACTTCGAGCCGGTCGGCGAGATGGCGGACTTTGCGCCGATCAAGGCTAGACCCTCGCAAAACGTACGTGTCGAGGTAGATGACCGTCGCGAGACGCTAGGCAAGAAGATCCGTGAGAACGCGCGGATGAAGGTGCCGTACATGCTGATCGTCGGCGACAAGGACATCGAGAGCGGTACGGTCGGCGTGCGGTGTCGTGAAGACGGTGACATCGGTGCGATGAGCTTCGCCGACTTTCTCGAACGCATCGAAAAACAGCTATAG
- a CDS encoding prepilin-type N-terminal cleavage/methylation domain-containing protein: MGAVYMRKGAFTLVEIMIVVMLTAILLMIAVPEFAKARFHSQRNACLKNQSQLDEATAMWAMQTGATDSSVPSMGDLAPAYIKSIPTCPTNGIYTLTDQTAPSTCSIHPRVIGKGKDKDKDKDKDKDK; encoded by the coding sequence ATGGGAGCGGTGTATATGCGCAAGGGTGCTTTTACGTTAGTTGAGATCATGATCGTGGTCATGCTAACCGCGATCCTGCTCATGATCGCCGTTCCAGAGTTCGCCAAGGCACGGTTCCACAGCCAAAGAAACGCCTGCCTGAAGAACCAGAGCCAGCTGGATGAGGCAACGGCGATGTGGGCCATGCAGACCGGCGCTACCGATTCGTCAGTGCCAAGTATGGGCGATTTGGCTCCGGCCTATATCAAGTCGATCCCTACCTGTCCGACCAACGGCATATACACGCTTACGGATCAGACCGCTCCCTCGACGTGCTCGATCCATCCAAGGGTGATCGGCAAAGGCAAGGACAAGGACAAGGATAAGGACAAGGACAAGGACAAGTGA
- a CDS encoding type II secretion system protein, whose translation MRRAGFTLVEIMIVVLIIGILLAIAVPTFISARRDARETSCFANQQKLDDAKAIWFQETTAAPTDSPLMSDLVPVYLRFIPRCPTNGTYTLGDAATDVQCSDHPR comes from the coding sequence ATGCGCAGGGCTGGCTTTACGCTTGTTGAAATCATGATAGTGGTGCTGATCATCGGCATTCTCTTAGCCATAGCTGTGCCAACCTTCATCAGCGCTAGGCGGGACGCACGCGAGACGTCCTGCTTCGCTAACCAGCAAAAGCTGGACGATGCAAAGGCAATCTGGTTCCAAGAAACCACCGCTGCACCAACCGATTCCCCTTTGATGAGCGACCTAGTTCCCGTGTATTTGAGGTTCATCCCAAGGTGTCCGACTAACGGCACCTATACGCTGGGAGACGCCGCGACCGACGTTCAGTGCTCGGACCACCCGCGTTAG
- a CDS encoding prepilin-type N-terminal cleavage/methylation domain-containing protein, with protein MHKLKAFTLIELLVVIAIIAILAAILFPVFAQAKLAAKKTAGLSNTKQYLTAVHMYLADYDDRFPPVQYNRLFDANPANPDQTIGNLLQPYMRNLDILKSPGSDITADQRDRSSPFPSNSVDPSYRRAQFAFNMAFKTDYGLNFQYYGRMGRDCPTLGLAFFSLGTSGSAVQNTAASIFIVNSIFGRNNNGDPIGGGNVGVDPPCRFTDGGRDTFPQLPSGCNDLYTLNGWNPNNPLAANVFGHAWPYHSEVANVGWTDSHASAKRISALSVGCDVQGNWGGTIFDEDAYLWDLD; from the coding sequence ATGCATAAGCTTAAAGCTTTTACCCTCATCGAGCTGCTAGTTGTGATTGCCATAATCGCGATTCTCGCAGCCATTCTTTTCCCTGTGTTCGCCCAGGCCAAATTAGCGGCCAAGAAGACGGCCGGCCTGAGCAACACCAAGCAGTATCTGACCGCGGTTCACATGTACTTGGCTGACTACGACGACCGGTTCCCTCCGGTCCAGTACAATCGCCTGTTTGACGCGAACCCGGCCAATCCTGATCAGACGATCGGCAACCTGCTTCAGCCGTACATGAGGAACTTGGACATCCTGAAGTCGCCTGGCTCCGACATCACAGCTGACCAGCGCGACCGCTCGTCGCCGTTTCCTTCCAATAGCGTAGATCCTTCGTACAGGCGAGCGCAGTTTGCGTTCAACATGGCTTTCAAGACCGACTACGGCCTCAACTTCCAGTACTACGGGAGGATGGGCCGCGACTGCCCAACCTTGGGCTTGGCCTTCTTCTCGCTGGGCACGTCGGGTTCAGCGGTTCAGAACACCGCTGCTTCCATCTTCATCGTGAACTCCATTTTTGGTCGCAACAACAACGGCGACCCAATAGGCGGCGGCAACGTGGGAGTCGACCCTCCGTGCCGATTCACCGATGGTGGACGCGACACCTTCCCGCAGTTGCCGTCTGGTTGCAACGACCTCTATACGTTGAATGGCTGGAATCCCAACAACCCGCTGGCCGCAAACGTGTTCGGCCACGCTTGGCCCTACCATAGCGAAGTCGCTAACGTAGGCTGGACTGACAGCCACGCAAGCGCGAAGCGAATCTCGGCTCTGTCGGTTGGCTGCGACGTGCAAGGCAACTGGGGCGGCACCATCTTCGATGAAGATGCGTACCTGTGGGACCTCGACTAA
- a CDS encoding tetratricopeptide repeat protein, whose translation MEAVRQALTLLMTDVEGSTALWEAEPGPASQAISRHDEIVESVVVAHGGEVLKKRGEGDSAFCVFKIEEDAVAASAALQRELASENWPTSKPIRVRIALHRGEVEDRDGDYYGATVNRCARLRAVAHGGQVVVSQAVHACVSGKHSFRDHGLHRLKDLLHPEHIYELVCSEEEFPSLRSLNALDHNLPIQLTAFIGRKQELREVEEALSASRLVTMIGVGGCGKTRLALQAGAHVAGYSTQVVRFVSFADLPRSSDVSGVVARGVGVDAPDQTDPIDAVVEAFDKREALFIFDNCEHVLDSAAAVARRLLMECPGVKILATSREILGLSGERTFITNPLALPPETEQNPVQVLRHESAALFIDRVRQRRADFVLDSGSAPVVVRLVRALDGIPLAIEQAAARAGTIGLDAIVERLGKKLDLLRSTQRDVEPRQRTVRATLEWSHGLLDDAEREIFARISAFQGVFTTADASVVCGRDALEEMESLVQKCVVTAVHSSSHAMGYRLVETVKEFGRERIEEDAPDAFERHLEWALDLAEWIDETIEGQSSAEAFQVLERAYEDLVAALRRSIDALDGRAVPLAFALRKPWLRRGPTTEGVELIGRAIFDVGHSDEKLVANAHNALGAMAMNVGQTEKALENLGMAAERFGELGLPTNAAASIANMGILHALKGDFEKAKPLFEASLDAYRSGGDTVGAAKVALNFGRMLADSGHDDDAVPFLETALATFQGSDPVREALALVNLADVLPEGEPVRRLGYLERSFRILTESPDHSQMSIGLTQLARIAVDCRQFTDAATLLAAAEHCLDQTEAEPSKSLVESYEELHRLIGYEVPHEAVGAANTRARSMNDTARMTYATELACDFRQYLDARK comes from the coding sequence ATGGAGGCAGTCCGTCAGGCTTTGACGCTCCTCATGACGGACGTCGAGGGCAGCACCGCGCTCTGGGAGGCCGAGCCCGGCCCCGCATCGCAGGCAATCTCCCGCCACGACGAGATCGTGGAATCGGTCGTCGTGGCGCACGGGGGCGAGGTCTTGAAGAAGCGCGGGGAGGGGGATTCGGCCTTCTGCGTCTTCAAAATCGAGGAGGACGCTGTAGCGGCCTCTGCGGCGCTGCAGCGCGAGCTTGCGTCCGAGAACTGGCCCACCTCGAAGCCGATCCGCGTCCGGATCGCCCTGCACAGGGGCGAGGTCGAGGACCGCGACGGGGACTATTATGGCGCGACGGTGAACCGTTGCGCTCGGCTGAGGGCGGTCGCGCACGGCGGCCAGGTCGTCGTGTCGCAGGCCGTGCACGCGTGCGTTTCGGGCAAGCACTCTTTCCGCGACCACGGGCTGCACCGGTTGAAGGACCTTCTGCACCCGGAGCACATCTACGAGCTTGTCTGCTCTGAGGAGGAGTTCCCCTCCCTCCGGTCGCTGAACGCGCTCGACCACAACCTACCGATTCAGCTCACCGCGTTCATCGGCCGCAAGCAGGAGCTGCGGGAGGTTGAGGAGGCGCTGTCCGCGTCGAGGCTCGTGACGATGATCGGCGTGGGAGGCTGCGGAAAGACGAGGCTGGCGCTGCAGGCGGGCGCGCACGTCGCCGGCTACTCGACGCAGGTCGTGCGCTTCGTCTCCTTCGCGGACCTTCCGCGCTCATCAGACGTGTCTGGCGTCGTTGCACGCGGGGTGGGGGTCGACGCTCCGGACCAGACGGATCCGATCGACGCGGTCGTCGAGGCGTTCGACAAGAGAGAAGCGCTGTTCATCTTCGACAATTGCGAACACGTACTCGACTCTGCGGCGGCGGTCGCGCGGCGGCTTCTGATGGAGTGCCCGGGAGTCAAGATCCTAGCCACGAGCCGCGAAATCCTCGGTCTGAGCGGAGAACGGACTTTCATCACGAACCCGCTGGCTCTGCCGCCCGAGACCGAGCAGAACCCCGTGCAGGTGCTGCGGCACGAATCGGCCGCGCTGTTCATCGACAGGGTGCGGCAGCGCCGTGCGGACTTCGTGCTGGACTCCGGCTCGGCGCCGGTCGTGGTGCGCCTCGTGCGCGCTCTGGACGGCATTCCGCTGGCCATCGAGCAGGCGGCGGCCCGCGCCGGGACGATCGGGCTGGACGCGATCGTCGAGCGCCTCGGCAAGAAGCTGGACTTGCTGCGGTCGACGCAACGCGACGTCGAGCCGCGGCAGAGGACGGTCAGGGCGACGCTGGAGTGGAGCCACGGGCTGTTGGACGACGCCGAGCGGGAGATATTCGCGCGGATTTCGGCGTTCCAGGGCGTGTTCACGACGGCCGACGCCAGCGTGGTCTGCGGGCGGGACGCCTTGGAGGAGATGGAGTCGCTCGTGCAGAAGTGCGTCGTCACTGCCGTGCATAGCTCGAGCCACGCGATGGGGTACCGGCTGGTCGAGACGGTGAAGGAGTTTGGGCGCGAGCGGATCGAAGAGGACGCGCCGGACGCGTTCGAGCGCCATCTGGAGTGGGCTCTCGATCTGGCGGAGTGGATCGACGAGACGATCGAGGGACAGTCGTCTGCCGAGGCGTTCCAGGTGCTGGAGCGAGCGTACGAAGACCTTGTCGCCGCTCTGCGGCGGTCGATAGACGCGCTGGACGGCCGGGCGGTGCCTCTGGCGTTCGCTCTGCGCAAGCCGTGGCTGCGGCGCGGCCCGACGACGGAGGGTGTAGAGCTGATCGGCCGGGCGATCTTCGACGTCGGGCACTCGGACGAGAAGCTCGTGGCCAACGCGCACAACGCGCTCGGAGCGATGGCGATGAACGTCGGGCAGACCGAGAAGGCCCTCGAGAACCTCGGCATGGCAGCAGAACGGTTTGGCGAGCTTGGCCTGCCGACGAACGCTGCAGCATCAATCGCGAACATGGGGATTCTGCACGCCTTGAAAGGCGACTTTGAGAAGGCGAAGCCTCTGTTCGAGGCCAGCCTCGATGCATACCGCTCCGGAGGAGACACAGTCGGGGCGGCGAAGGTCGCGCTCAATTTCGGCCGTATGCTGGCAGACTCGGGCCACGACGATGACGCTGTTCCGTTCTTGGAGACGGCGCTCGCAACCTTCCAAGGGAGCGACCCGGTGCGGGAGGCGCTTGCACTCGTCAACCTCGCGGACGTCCTGCCCGAAGGCGAGCCCGTGCGGCGGCTGGGCTACTTGGAAAGGTCGTTTCGAATCCTGACGGAGTCCCCAGACCACTCTCAGATGAGCATCGGCTTGACGCAACTCGCCAGAATTGCGGTCGATTGCCGGCAGTTCACGGACGCCGCGACGCTCCTTGCGGCTGCCGAGCACTGCCTGGACCAGACTGAGGCCGAGCCTTCAAAGAGCCTGGTCGAGTCCTACGAGGAGCTGCACCGGCTGATCGGGTATGAGGTTCCCCACGAGGCTGTCGGGGCGGCGAACACCCGGGCGCGCTCCATGAACGACACCGCGCGTATGACGTACGCTACAGAACTGGCCTGCGATTTTAGGCAATACTTGGACGCACGCAAATAA
- the nuoF gene encoding NADH-quinone oxidoreductase subunit NuoF, with amino-acid sequence MAELKLLLEHAHDPAYATLAGYKATGGYNALAKAVEIDRQAVIDEIKASGLRGRGGAGFPAWIKWNGLPKDTDKPHYVLSNADEGEPGTFKDKELMERCPFQMIEGMTIAGYCTLSTVGYIYIRAEFMDAAKILRTAIDEAYEAGLLGKDVLGKGFDFDLHIHMGAGSYECGEESAMMNSLMGERGMPRLKFPHGPLPTVGGLWNLPTLINNVETFCCAPFIVDRGGEWFAKMGASTQRSTGTKVFSVSGHVKKPGNYEIEFGTPLIELLSLAGGMTGGELKACVPGGSSVPMINKEDTEKAILGYEEMEEVGSMVGSGGCIFLNDQTCIVSFIWRTARFYAEESCGLCTPCREGTRWMEHLLERIMRGDGRKGDKEQLLEICSQIDGRSFCGLGDAAAWPVVAAIKVFPEEFDYFIEHGHSMVDSPMMREVNPEWVVRARA; translated from the coding sequence ATGGCTGAACTGAAGCTTCTGCTCGAACACGCGCACGATCCCGCTTACGCGACCCTCGCCGGCTACAAAGCCACAGGCGGCTACAACGCCCTCGCCAAGGCCGTCGAGATAGACAGGCAAGCCGTGATCGACGAGATCAAGGCGAGCGGACTGCGAGGACGCGGAGGCGCAGGGTTCCCGGCGTGGATCAAGTGGAACGGCCTGCCAAAGGACACCGACAAGCCCCACTACGTGCTCAGCAACGCCGACGAGGGCGAGCCCGGAACCTTCAAGGACAAGGAGCTGATGGAGCGGTGCCCGTTCCAGATGATCGAGGGCATGACGATCGCGGGGTACTGCACCCTGAGCACCGTCGGATACATCTACATTCGAGCGGAGTTCATGGACGCCGCAAAGATTCTGCGCACGGCGATCGACGAGGCGTACGAGGCCGGGCTGCTGGGCAAGGACGTCTTGGGCAAAGGGTTCGACTTCGACCTGCACATCCACATGGGCGCCGGCAGCTACGAGTGCGGCGAGGAGAGCGCCATGATGAACTCACTGATGGGCGAAAGAGGCATGCCGCGGCTGAAGTTCCCGCACGGCCCGCTGCCGACCGTGGGCGGCTTGTGGAACCTGCCGACGCTCATCAACAACGTCGAGACGTTCTGCTGCGCACCGTTCATCGTCGATCGAGGCGGCGAGTGGTTCGCGAAGATGGGCGCCAGCACGCAGCGCTCGACCGGCACGAAGGTGTTCTCGGTCAGCGGCCACGTCAAGAAGCCCGGCAACTACGAGATCGAGTTTGGCACCCCACTGATCGAGCTGCTCAGCCTCGCAGGCGGCATGACGGGAGGCGAGCTGAAGGCGTGCGTGCCGGGAGGATCGTCCGTCCCGATGATCAACAAGGAAGACACGGAAAAAGCGATCCTCGGTTACGAGGAGATGGAAGAGGTCGGCTCGATGGTCGGCAGCGGCGGCTGCATCTTCCTGAACGACCAAACCTGCATCGTCAGCTTCATCTGGCGCACGGCGCGGTTCTACGCTGAGGAGTCGTGCGGCCTGTGCACCCCGTGCCGCGAGGGCACACGCTGGATGGAGCACCTGCTAGAGCGAATCATGAGAGGCGACGGGCGCAAAGGCGATAAGGAGCAGCTGCTGGAGATCTGCAGCCAGATCGACGGCCGCTCGTTCTGCGGCCTCGGCGACGCGGCGGCGTGGCCGGTCGTCGCAGCGATCAAGGTGTTCCCCGAGGAGTTCGACTACTTCATCGAGCACGGGCACAGCATGGTCGACTCGCCGATGATGCGCGAGGTCAACCCGGAGTGGGTCGTACGGGCGAGAGCTTGA
- the dgt gene encoding dNTP triphosphohydrolase — protein MAENPREHRYFTGNPPEDNRSQFERDRDRVLHSGYFRRLSGVSQVASAADGDHFHNRLSHTLEVAQISRRMAEHLAKSSEVSKELLPNADVAETAALAHDLGHPPFGHVGGSAIEGFVNARTGGTDGFEGNAQSFRVVVRLTRREDDFGGLDLTRASLAAIVKYPWLGGSENALSIGKYGAYETEKEVYEDAMECVLGVANRSVEAEIMDWADDIAYSIHDVYDFYRAGKIPLARLARDPMEWAPIFERLKHEDPDALRNAAVELRDDLHLVPSTEFNGGASHRARMRQLSSYLISMFILKSTKLVDPSENNGDFLAIDERARLKVALLKKLVWHFVIEDQALAAQQVGQRQCLKKILAATWVDMKRERQIILPLSHRELLESGSPPGRVLADFLSNLTERQALALYRRLVGLQEGSIMDVITI, from the coding sequence ATGGCGGAAAATCCAAGGGAGCACAGATACTTTACTGGCAACCCCCCGGAAGACAATCGATCTCAGTTTGAGAGAGATCGAGATCGGGTGCTACACAGCGGTTACTTTCGGCGCCTATCGGGAGTAAGCCAGGTTGCTTCGGCTGCCGATGGAGACCACTTTCACAATCGTCTAAGTCATACGCTAGAAGTCGCTCAGATCTCGCGCCGGATGGCGGAACACCTGGCCAAGTCAAGTGAGGTTAGCAAAGAGCTCCTACCGAATGCAGACGTCGCTGAGACTGCGGCACTCGCGCACGATCTTGGACACCCGCCATTTGGTCACGTCGGCGGATCCGCAATCGAGGGTTTTGTCAACGCACGAACTGGGGGAACAGACGGATTCGAAGGCAATGCCCAGTCCTTCCGAGTTGTTGTACGGCTAACGAGGCGTGAGGACGATTTCGGGGGACTTGATCTAACTCGAGCTTCGTTGGCCGCGATCGTGAAGTACCCCTGGCTTGGGGGCTCGGAGAACGCACTCTCGATAGGCAAGTATGGAGCTTACGAGACAGAGAAGGAGGTGTATGAGGACGCAATGGAATGTGTCCTGGGCGTTGCCAACCGGTCAGTGGAGGCTGAAATAATGGACTGGGCAGACGACATTGCGTACTCCATTCACGACGTATACGACTTCTATCGAGCTGGCAAGATACCCCTTGCAAGACTTGCCCGCGACCCAATGGAGTGGGCCCCGATCTTCGAGAGACTGAAACATGAGGATCCAGACGCTTTGCGGAATGCGGCAGTCGAACTGAGGGACGACCTCCACCTAGTGCCAAGTACAGAGTTTAATGGTGGTGCGTCGCATAGGGCTCGGATGCGTCAGTTGTCTTCCTACCTGATTTCAATGTTCATCCTGAAGTCCACAAAGTTAGTGGATCCTTCCGAAAACAACGGGGATTTCTTGGCTATCGATGAACGAGCACGTCTCAAGGTGGCTCTTCTGAAGAAACTCGTCTGGCACTTTGTAATCGAGGATCAAGCCTTGGCCGCTCAGCAAGTTGGTCAAAGGCAGTGCTTGAAGAAGATTCTCGCTGCGACTTGGGTCGATATGAAGAGAGAACGACAGATCATCCTGCCGCTTTCGCATCGAGAACTACTAGAGTCCGGCAGCCCTCCTGGTCGAGTTCTCGCTGACTTCCTTTCGAATTTAACAGAGCGCCAAGCTCTCGCGCTGTACCGCAGATTAGTGGGTCTTCAGGAAGGCTCGATCATGGATGTCATCACGATCTAA
- a CDS encoding NAD(P)H-dependent oxidoreductase subunit E has translation MAQLDAILTHYPDKKSCILPALWIAQREYGGWLPPEAMLEVSARLKRTFAEVEGVATFYTMFNVDHPVGRHMIEVCTCLTCHMCGAYKLASHLKKKLGIDFGETTEDGVFTLHEVECLDACDRAPLLQVGDQYYGPMDDAKVDALLDKLRATKESTVVQLADEVVRVHLMPGEKG, from the coding sequence CCTCCCCGCGCTGTGGATCGCGCAGCGCGAGTACGGCGGATGGCTGCCGCCCGAAGCGATGTTGGAGGTCTCCGCCCGGCTGAAGAGGACGTTCGCCGAGGTTGAGGGCGTGGCCACGTTCTACACGATGTTCAACGTCGACCACCCGGTCGGCAGACACATGATCGAGGTCTGCACGTGCCTCACCTGCCACATGTGCGGCGCGTACAAGCTGGCATCGCACCTGAAGAAGAAGCTCGGGATAGACTTCGGCGAGACGACCGAGGACGGTGTTTTCACCCTGCACGAGGTCGAGTGCCTCGACGCCTGCGACCGCGCGCCGCTCCTGCAGGTCGGCGACCAGTACTACGGTCCGATGGACGACGCAAAGGTGGACGCGCTGCTCGACAAGCTCCGAGCGACGAAGGAATCGACGGTCGTGCAACTGGCCGACGAGGTCGTCAGAGTCCATCTGATGCCTGGTGAGAAGGGTTAG